One part of the Mangrovibacillus cuniculi genome encodes these proteins:
- a CDS encoding YtzH-like family protein translates to MPLQTSDQVRLLADLLQNQQTDCCGSNQECEQMERLVQSLLSNPNTEQEMKSILEDISVYSKSGSTSQQLDQHISSYQSNLGDWATQLNNHYKL, encoded by the coding sequence ATGCCTTTACAAACATCTGATCAAGTACGCTTACTAGCAGATCTTTTGCAAAACCAACAAACCGATTGTTGTGGATCTAATCAAGAATGTGAGCAAATGGAAAGGCTAGTCCAATCTTTATTGTCTAATCCAAATACCGAACAAGAAATGAAATCAATACTGGAAGATATTTCTGTTTATAGTAAATCCGGTAGCACTTCTCAACAATTAGATCAACATATCTCTTCTTATCAATCTAATCTTGGAGATTGGGCTACACAATTGAACAACCATTATAAATTATAA
- a CDS encoding phosphotransferase family protein: protein MDYLFGQGWEIIPAGGATGEAFFAIHDDQKLFLKRNASPFIAVLSAEGIVPKLVWTKRLESGDVITAQEWLEGRELKPADMRMPLVGDLLSKIHQSKPLLTMLKRIGKQPYTPYEMLMQIETTLTKEVVLHPSVQAALSYLDQHVDEVYTEDLVVCHGDLNHNNWLLTEANQLYLIDWEGAVIADHALDLSMILYWYVEKDEWADWLHHYGLDMNESLLLRLKWYMIGQTLLSIQWSKEQNRDHEVKSSLAFLEKCL from the coding sequence TTGGACTATTTATTTGGACAGGGATGGGAGATAATCCCGGCTGGCGGAGCGACTGGAGAAGCGTTCTTTGCTATACATGATGATCAAAAGCTTTTCTTAAAGCGCAATGCTTCCCCGTTTATTGCGGTTCTGTCCGCGGAGGGAATTGTTCCTAAACTTGTCTGGACGAAACGACTAGAAAGTGGGGACGTCATTACAGCACAAGAGTGGCTTGAAGGTAGAGAATTAAAGCCTGCTGATATGCGTATGCCGCTTGTTGGTGACCTTCTAAGTAAAATACATCAATCTAAGCCTTTGTTAACGATGTTAAAGCGCATTGGGAAACAACCGTACACGCCTTATGAAATGTTGATGCAAATCGAGACGACTCTAACGAAAGAAGTTGTGCTACATCCAAGCGTTCAAGCTGCATTGAGTTATCTAGATCAACATGTAGATGAAGTGTATACGGAGGATTTGGTAGTATGCCATGGAGACTTAAATCATAACAACTGGCTGTTAACTGAGGCGAACCAATTATATTTGATTGATTGGGAAGGCGCCGTAATTGCGGACCATGCTTTAGATTTAAGTATGATTTTATATTGGTATGTAGAAAAAGACGAGTGGGCTGATTGGTTACATCATTATGGTTTAGATATGAATGAAAGCCTCTTGCTTCGATTAAAGTGGTACATGATAGGTCAAACATTACTTTCCATCCAGTGGTCTAAAGAACAAAATCGAGACCACGAAGTGAAAAGTAGTCTCGCCTTTTTAGAAAAATGCTTATAA
- the pulA gene encoding type I pullulanase, producing MLKIDRPYSVFVDTLTTLTVIMPFDYMKDRNPFFTFVHKTDTPLPIIHTEMLEGAKKFILQLNFEWKFGETIWIQDDIQTSVDVQVGAVVRTSDFDEKWHSNEERFGVWVDTETTIFKLWSPTATEVKVRLYSSETVDYSLKREDKGVWNFQINQNLSGIKYTFLCKHNLVWYETVDPFAVCTTPNNEFGIIKDFSDWIAPSKLENAHHTPIIYEVHLRDWTIHPNSGVKQKAIFNGFVESNTVHSHNKSFSTGLNYLKDLGITHVELLPINSFFGVDDENGLEAYNWGYNPLYFNSLKNAYGSIPSDAFHTMEEFKKLVDVMHDNGIGVIVDVVYNHVYDRELSAFEKIVPGYFFRHNIHGTPSDGTGVGNDVATERRMVRQFILQSLRYWYSTYHVDGYRFDLLGIFDLDMTNEIIKWRDEEAPSLLLLGEGWDLPTELPQEKKTTTYHASQVPGMYFFHDRFRDMIKGNTFEELSHGIALGVTDQLELLYKHFLRQDHYLPFHQAVNYVECHDNYTLWDKFSLAAPYLNEEERKLRHLLATCLVIFSNGIPFLHAGQEFFRTKEGVENSYQSPDSINQVDWDLAVHNLSYIQKVKLALKVRNNFSVFWEPESKSLPIGIHHQEKWISWQLTNGNGETLSFFCTVGRNKVNVPIYEGEVLFTLSNASNNVFIDKQVQGPEFIVVKT from the coding sequence ATGCTCAAAATAGATCGTCCATATTCTGTTTTTGTAGATACATTAACCACGCTAACTGTCATTATGCCATTTGATTATATGAAAGATCGAAACCCTTTTTTTACTTTTGTTCATAAGACGGATACTCCGTTACCCATTATTCATACAGAGATGTTGGAAGGCGCGAAGAAATTTATTTTACAACTGAATTTTGAATGGAAATTTGGAGAGACAATTTGGATTCAGGATGACATACAAACTAGTGTAGATGTTCAGGTAGGTGCTGTGGTTAGAACAAGTGATTTTGATGAGAAGTGGCATTCGAACGAAGAAAGATTCGGAGTTTGGGTAGATACGGAAACCACAATTTTTAAGTTGTGGAGTCCTACAGCTACAGAAGTAAAAGTTCGTTTGTATAGTTCTGAAACAGTGGATTATTCTTTAAAACGAGAGGATAAAGGTGTTTGGAATTTTCAAATTAACCAAAACCTTTCAGGAATTAAATATACATTCCTTTGTAAACACAACCTAGTTTGGTATGAGACTGTGGATCCATTTGCAGTATGCACAACTCCTAATAATGAATTTGGAATAATAAAAGATTTTTCTGATTGGATAGCACCTTCTAAGTTAGAGAATGCTCACCATACTCCTATTATTTATGAGGTTCATTTACGAGATTGGACCATACATCCTAATAGTGGAGTAAAGCAAAAAGCCATTTTTAATGGATTTGTAGAATCAAACACCGTTCATTCCCATAACAAATCTTTTTCTACAGGGTTAAATTACTTGAAAGATTTAGGTATCACTCATGTGGAACTATTACCAATCAACTCATTCTTCGGAGTGGACGATGAGAATGGTTTAGAAGCGTATAATTGGGGGTACAATCCACTTTATTTCAATTCCCTGAAGAATGCTTACGGCTCTATCCCTTCTGATGCTTTTCATACAATGGAAGAGTTTAAAAAGCTTGTAGATGTTATGCATGACAATGGTATAGGGGTTATTGTCGATGTGGTGTACAATCATGTGTATGATAGAGAATTGTCAGCCTTTGAGAAGATTGTTCCAGGCTACTTTTTTAGACATAACATTCATGGAACCCCATCTGATGGGACGGGTGTTGGAAATGATGTTGCTACAGAAAGACGAATGGTAAGACAGTTTATTTTACAATCCCTCCGCTATTGGTATTCTACTTATCATGTAGATGGATATAGGTTTGATTTATTAGGTATTTTTGACTTAGATATGACAAATGAAATAATTAAATGGCGTGATGAGGAGGCTCCTTCTTTATTACTGTTAGGAGAAGGCTGGGATTTACCAACAGAGCTTCCGCAAGAAAAGAAAACGACCACATACCATGCAAGCCAGGTTCCAGGCATGTACTTCTTCCATGATCGATTTCGAGACATGATTAAAGGGAATACATTTGAGGAGTTGTCGCATGGAATTGCGTTAGGTGTTACGGACCAGTTAGAGTTATTGTATAAACACTTTTTACGACAAGATCACTATCTACCATTTCATCAAGCAGTTAATTATGTAGAATGTCATGATAATTACACACTGTGGGATAAATTTTCACTGGCAGCTCCATACTTAAACGAAGAAGAGAGGAAATTACGACACCTTTTAGCAACTTGCTTAGTTATTTTTTCTAATGGGATCCCTTTTCTCCATGCTGGTCAGGAATTCTTTCGGACTAAAGAAGGAGTAGAGAATAGTTACCAATCTCCTGATAGTATTAATCAAGTAGATTGGGATTTAGCTGTGCATAATCTCAGCTATATACAAAAAGTAAAACTAGCATTAAAAGTAAGAAATAACTTTTCTGTTTTCTGGGAACCAGAGAGTAAATCTCTTCCTATTGGGATCCATCATCAAGAAAAATGGATATCATGGCAATTAACCAACGGTAACGGGGAAACACTTTCCTTCTTTTGTACGGTTGGGAGAAATAAAGTGAATGTACCAATCTATGAGGGAGAAGTATTGTTTACGCTATCGAACGCTTCCAACAATGTGTTTATAGATAAACAGGTACAAGGTCCTGAATTTATTGTCGTGAAAACATAA
- a CDS encoding NERD domain-containing protein, translating to MAQLIKCQDYISRYEMDIYRYPSQYVRLKKQHWDALLEMWLKDEWPENETIIVEETKISLFTKMREFVKKKPSKLLDSAVEEKGEERPAFTFLPHLSYVPDTEEELKQFFLDQLYSFQLTWASSTFTQRSIMDRKYQYDPTLRYLLQRFPDTFLVLYEPILLIKKAPVECHTILISPTDVWCIVFLEGKENEAYIGSKERFWEKKFGDSSAKVLNPVVALNRMESIVHSIFQHHQVDLPIKKVVISRTGYVDYPSPQLI from the coding sequence GTGGCACAATTAATTAAATGTCAAGATTATATATCAAGGTATGAGATGGATATTTATCGTTATCCATCACAGTATGTACGATTAAAGAAACAACATTGGGACGCTCTTTTAGAAATGTGGTTAAAGGACGAATGGCCAGAGAATGAAACCATTATCGTGGAAGAAACAAAAATTAGTCTCTTTACTAAAATGAGAGAATTTGTGAAGAAAAAACCTTCTAAACTTCTCGATAGTGCAGTGGAAGAAAAAGGAGAAGAGAGACCTGCTTTTACCTTTTTACCTCATTTAAGTTATGTACCAGATACGGAAGAAGAATTAAAGCAGTTTTTCTTAGATCAACTGTATTCTTTTCAGTTAACTTGGGCCAGCTCAACGTTTACACAGCGATCTATCATGGATAGAAAATATCAATATGATCCTACGTTACGATATTTGCTTCAAAGATTTCCAGATACCTTTTTAGTTTTATATGAACCGATTTTATTAATAAAAAAGGCTCCTGTGGAATGCCACACAATCTTGATCTCTCCAACAGATGTATGGTGCATTGTTTTTCTAGAAGGGAAAGAAAATGAAGCCTATATAGGATCAAAGGAGAGGTTTTGGGAAAAGAAGTTTGGGGATTCATCTGCAAAAGTGTTAAATCCTGTTGTAGCCCTAAACAGAATGGAAAGCATTGTCCACTCTATTTTTCAACATCATCAAGTGGATTTACCTATAAAGAAAGTTGTTATCTCAAGAACTGGATATGTGGATTACCCAAGCCCCCAACTGATTTAA
- the cysK gene encoding cysteine synthase A codes for MKVVHNIADLIGDTPLVKLQRLADPNGADVYLKLEYYNPSKSVKDRAAFQMIIQAEEQGLLKAGSTIIEPTSGNTGIGLAMNAAARGYRAILVMPDTMTSERINLLKAYGAEVVLTPGDEKMPGAIKKAKELVDEIPNSFMPMQFENDANPEAHRRSTGPEIIEAANQLNQPLSAFIATAGTGGTITGTGEVLREEYPDVEIHVVEPAGSPVLSGGKPGKHKLVGTSPGFIPEILNQDIYNKIHQIKDEEAYETVKRLASEEGILVGPSSGAACFTAINVAKDLPKGSFVVCIACDTGERYLSSDLFSE; via the coding sequence ATGAAAGTAGTTCACAATATAGCCGATTTAATCGGAGATACACCATTAGTAAAGTTACAACGTTTAGCAGATCCAAATGGAGCAGATGTTTATTTAAAATTAGAATATTATAACCCAAGTAAAAGTGTTAAAGACCGTGCTGCGTTTCAAATGATTATCCAAGCAGAAGAGCAAGGGTTATTGAAAGCAGGTTCTACCATAATTGAACCAACTAGTGGAAATACAGGAATAGGGTTAGCCATGAATGCAGCAGCAAGAGGATATCGAGCAATCTTAGTGATGCCAGATACGATGACGTCAGAGCGTATTAACTTACTTAAAGCTTATGGTGCAGAAGTGGTTCTTACGCCAGGTGATGAAAAAATGCCAGGTGCTATTAAGAAAGCGAAAGAATTAGTAGATGAAATTCCTAATAGCTTTATGCCAATGCAGTTTGAAAATGATGCAAATCCTGAAGCTCATAGACGTTCTACTGGTCCTGAGATTATTGAGGCAGCAAATCAACTAAACCAACCTTTAAGTGCATTCATTGCAACTGCAGGTACGGGTGGGACTATAACAGGTACTGGAGAAGTGTTAAGAGAAGAATACCCAGATGTGGAGATTCATGTAGTAGAACCAGCAGGATCTCCCGTTCTTTCAGGTGGAAAACCTGGTAAGCATAAACTAGTGGGAACTAGCCCAGGTTTCATCCCTGAGATTTTAAACCAAGACATCTACAATAAGATTCATCAAATAAAAGATGAAGAAGCATACGAAACGGTGAAAAGACTAGCGAGTGAAGAAGGCATCCTGGTAGGTCCATCATCCGGTGCTGCATGTTTCACAGCCATCAACGTAGCAAAAGACTTGCCAAAGGGAAGCTTCGTTGTATGTATCGCTTGTGATACGGGCGAGAGATATCTATCCAGTGACTTGTTTTCCGAGTAA